Proteins from a genomic interval of Equus quagga isolate Etosha38 chromosome 11, UCLA_HA_Equagga_1.0, whole genome shotgun sequence:
- the ASB16 gene encoding ankyrin repeat and SOCS box protein 16, producing MAEESFPFTSSTLRSLRLQREWLEWEDRRRAAARQCRSHRCPPSSRAHLTRPRRSCRDPAVHNALFSGDLQQVQALFQDEDTANMIVETVSNQLAWSAEQGFWVLTPKTKQTAPLTIAAARGYTDCARHLIRQGAELDARVGGRAALHEACARAQTDSVRLLLTFGAKANVLSEEGMTPLHLCTSPESLQCAKLLLEAGSTVNLAAQDSEMTPLHVAAGRGLEEHVALYLEHGADVRLRTSQGETALNAACAGAEGPGCGRRHQAAARRLLEAGADARVAGRKRHTPLHNACANGCGGLAELLLRHGACAGVPNGAGHTPMDCALQAIQDATNWEPDVLFAALLDYGAQPVQPEMLKHCANFPRALEVLLNAYPCVPSCDTWVEAVFPELWQEHEAFYRSALCMVNQPRRLQHLARLAVRAQLGSRCRQAAARLPLPPLLRDYLLLRVEGRIQ from the exons atggCGGAGGAGAGCTTCCCCTTCACCTCCTCCACTCTGCGCTCTCTCCGCCTGCAGCGGGAGTGGCTGGAGTGGGAGGACCGGCGGCGGGCTGCGGCCCGGCAGTGCAGGAGCCACAGGTGCCCCCCAAGTTCCCGGGCCCACCTCACTAGGCCACGCCGCTCCTGCCGAGACCCAGCTGTCCACAATGCCCTGTTCTCCGGCGACCTGCAACAGGTCCAAGCTCTGTTCCAAGATGAAGACACTGCCAACATGATTGTGGAGACCGTGAGCAATCAGCTGGCCTGGTCGGCCGAACAGG GGTTCTGGGTGCTGACCCCCAAGACCAAGCAGACAGCACCCCTCACCATCGCTGCGGCCCGAGGCTACACCGACTGCGCCCGCCACCTGATCCGGCAGGGAGCTGAGCTGGATGCCCGGGTCGGGGGCCGGGCCGCCTTGCATGAGGCCTGTGCCCGGGCTCAGACCGACAGTGTACGGCTGCTGCTGACCTTCGGCGCTAAGGCCAACGTGCTGTCTGAAGAGGGCATGACCCCCTTGCACCTCTGCACATCCCCCGAATCCTTGCA GTGCGCCAAGCTGCTGCTGGAGGCAGGATCAACGGTGAACCTGGCAGCGCAGGACAGCGAGATGACGCCCCTGCACGTGGCAGCAGGGCGTGGCCTGGAGGAGCACGTGGCTCTCTACCTGGAGCACGGTGCCGACGTGCGCCTGCGCACCAGCCAAGGCGAGACGGCCCTGAACGCCGCGTGCGCTGGGGCCGAGGGCCCGGGCTGCGGCCGGCGGCACCAGGCGGCAGCGCGGCGGCTCCTGGAGGCCGGCGCTGATGCCCGGGTGGCCGGGCGCAAGCGGCACACGCCGCTGCACAACGCCTGTGCCAACGGCTGCGGAGGCCTGGCTGAGCTGCTCCTGCGCCACGGGGCCTGCGCTGGAGTACCCAACGGGGCGGGCCACACACCCATGGACTGCGCGCTGCAGGCCATCCAGGACGCCACCAACTGGGAGCCCGACGTCCTCTTCGCGGCGCTGCTGGACTACGGGGCCCAGCCTGTGCAGCCTGAG ATGCTGAAACACTGTGCCAACTTCCCTCGGGCCCTGGAAGTCCTGCTCAATGCCTACCCTTGTGTCCCATCCTGTGATACCTGGGTCGAGGCAGTGTTCCCAGAGCTGTGGCAG GAGCACGAAGCCTTCTACAGATCAGCCCTGTGCATGGTGAACCAGCCAAGGCGCCTGCAGCACCTGGCCCGGCTGGCTGTGCGTGCTCAGTTGGGTAGCCGCTGCCGACAGGCTGCTGCCCGCCTCCCACTGCCCCCGCTCCTCAGGGATTACCTGCTGCTGCGTGTGGAGGGGCGCATCCAGTGA